A section of the bacterium genome encodes:
- a CDS encoding glycosyltransferase: protein MSTSTIMARPVDTAPAAAAPPLAANGKETADVRVSVIVPIFNLGGEVAGMHQDLRHGLESYCRNFEIIFVDDASTDHTWRELEKIARQDACVKLIRMRSSFGETSALDAGLKHATGQRIVFAAARVRVNLRSLPRLLAKMDQGHDLVVGWRTPRKDSGLNRLVSRCFNWLVQRFGHLQLHDINSSVIATSREVLDNIIFYGDLNIFIPVLAARKGYRVTEEQVEQRAGSFRQSRYISEYIQRLLDIVAVIFLTKYSKKPLHFLGFFGFVFALAGAGMSLYLFIYRLFGFGAIAGRPLLLLGVLLLVIGLQMISIGLIGEMITYTHAREQKEYNIETVVGA from the coding sequence ATGAGTACAAGTACTATCATGGCACGGCCGGTTGACACGGCGCCCGCGGCGGCAGCCCCGCCGCTGGCGGCCAATGGCAAAGAAACCGCGGACGTGCGGGTGTCGGTAATCGTGCCCATCTTCAACTTGGGCGGAGAAGTCGCCGGCATGCACCAGGATTTACGCCACGGACTGGAATCCTACTGCCGCAACTTCGAGATCATTTTTGTGGACGATGCCAGCACCGACCATACCTGGCGCGAGCTTGAAAAGATCGCCCGCCAGGATGCATGCGTGAAGCTGATCCGCATGCGCTCGAGCTTCGGTGAAACCTCCGCGCTCGACGCGGGCTTGAAACACGCCACCGGCCAGCGCATCGTGTTCGCGGCCGCGCGCGTGCGTGTCAATCTGCGCTCGCTGCCGCGCCTGCTCGCCAAGATGGATCAAGGCCATGATCTCGTGGTCGGCTGGCGCACGCCGCGCAAAGACTCGGGCTTGAACCGCCTGGTGTCGCGCTGCTTCAACTGGCTGGTGCAGCGCTTCGGCCATCTCCAGTTGCACGACATCAATTCCAGTGTGATTGCCACCTCGCGCGAGGTGCTCGACAACATCATCTTTTACGGCGACCTCAACATCTTCATTCCCGTACTCGCCGCGCGCAAGGGCTATCGCGTCACCGAAGAGCAGGTGGAACAGCGCGCCGGCAGCTTCCGCCAATCGCGCTACATCAGCGAATACATTCAGCGCCTGCTCGACATCGTGGCCGTCATCTTCCTGACCAAGTACTCCAAGAAGCCGCTGCACTTTCTCGGCTTCTTCGGTTTTGTCTTCGCGCTCGCCGGCGCAGGCATGAGCCTCTATCTTTTCATCTATCGCCTGTTCGGTTTCGGCGCCATTGCCGGCCGGCCTCTGCTGCTGCTCGGCGTGCTGCTGCTCGTCATCGGCCTGCAGATGATTTCCATCGGCCTCATCGGCGAGATGATCACCTACACGCATGCGCGTGAACAAAAAGAATACAACATCGAGACGGTGGTGGGCGCATGA
- a CDS encoding glycosyltransferase family 2 protein has translation MATTTEKIYCSVVIPVMNEEENVPLLHRALTQALQPWGRSYEIIIVDDGSSDRTFPLLRELARQDPHLRVVKFRGNFGQSAAMAAGFDHARGEVVVTMDGDLQNDPLDIPRVAAKLEEGYDIVSGWRKHRKDKLIIRKVPSRIANRLVRKTTRVDLHDTGCSLKAYRAEVVHKIRLYGEMHRFIPALARIEGARISEMVVNHHERQFGRSKYNITRTFRVIMDLMTLNLLLKYLTRPLHFFGALTVFFNGLGLAALVALLLDWRRNQVGSDELNVLMAVVFLLFAAGINFLLYGLIANSVVGTGQKRDERLYEYKYYHGTAG, from the coding sequence ATGGCCACAACCACTGAAAAGATTTACTGCAGCGTTGTCATTCCGGTGATGAATGAAGAAGAAAACGTGCCGCTGCTGCATCGCGCCCTGACCCAGGCGCTGCAGCCCTGGGGCCGGAGTTATGAAATCATCATCGTCGATGACGGCAGCAGCGATCGCACGTTTCCCTTACTGCGCGAGTTGGCGCGGCAGGATCCGCATCTGCGCGTGGTGAAATTCCGCGGCAATTTCGGGCAGTCGGCGGCGATGGCAGCGGGCTTTGACCATGCCCGCGGCGAAGTGGTGGTGACGATGGACGGTGATCTGCAAAACGATCCCCTTGACATTCCCCGCGTGGCGGCCAAGCTGGAGGAAGGCTATGACATTGTCAGCGGCTGGCGCAAGCATCGCAAGGACAAGCTCATCATCCGCAAGGTGCCGAGCCGCATCGCCAACCGGCTGGTGCGCAAGACCACCCGCGTCGACCTGCACGACACCGGCTGCTCGCTCAAAGCCTATCGCGCCGAAGTCGTGCACAAGATCCGCCTCTATGGCGAGATGCATCGCTTCATTCCGGCGCTGGCGCGCATCGAGGGCGCACGCATCAGCGAGATGGTGGTGAATCATCATGAGCGCCAATTCGGCCGGTCGAAATACAACATCACCCGCACCTTTCGGGTGATCATGGACCTGATGACCTTGAATCTTCTGCTGAAGTATCTGACCCGGCCGCTGCACTTTTTTGGTGCCCTGACCGTGTTCTTCAACGGCCTGGGGCTGGCGGCGCTGGTGGCCCTGCTGCTCGACTGGCGCCGGAATCAGGTGGGTTCTGATGAGTTGAATGTCTTGATGGCGGTGGTGTTTCTGCTGTTTGCCGCCGGCATCAATTTTCTGCTGTATGGTTTGATTGCAAACAGTGTGGTTGGCACGGGTCAAAAACGCGACGAGCGCCTCTATGAGTACAAGTACTATCATGGCACGGCCGGTTGA
- a CDS encoding metal-dependent hydrolase, which translates to MPLPIAHSLMGYTLAESSSVRLTKSFWLDVFILMFLANLPDIDFLPGYLVGRPNLYHHYYTHSVAFAALVGGLAALYFWRKRGRFWPYFAMVFAAVSSHLILDLVTVDEAPPYGMALLWPVTSRFYDIGWDVFGAVHKSDAAHDFFASLFHPANVRVVLIEFMIMLPIAAFVRALRYYSGGWRQARGQRPAQSSRRRAAPVSTSLAAPGWGQARPRTSEENPPPRPATESFEFKPLDLDRPEHRNGHNH; encoded by the coding sequence ATGCCATTGCCCATCGCCCATTCGCTCATGGGTTACACCCTCGCCGAAAGCAGCTCGGTGCGGTTGACCAAAAGCTTTTGGTTGGATGTCTTTATTCTGATGTTCCTGGCCAATTTGCCGGATATCGATTTTCTGCCCGGCTATCTCGTGGGCCGGCCGAATCTCTATCATCATTACTATACCCACAGCGTGGCCTTTGCCGCGCTGGTGGGCGGACTCGCGGCACTTTACTTCTGGCGCAAGCGCGGACGGTTCTGGCCTTACTTCGCGATGGTCTTCGCTGCGGTCAGCTCACACCTGATCCTGGATTTGGTGACCGTCGATGAAGCGCCACCCTACGGTATGGCGCTGCTGTGGCCCGTCACTTCACGGTTCTATGATATTGGCTGGGACGTTTTTGGCGCCGTCCACAAATCGGACGCTGCGCACGATTTCTTTGCCTCGCTTTTTCATCCCGCGAACGTGCGGGTCGTGCTGATCGAATTTATGATCATGTTGCCGATCGCGGCATTCGTGCGTGCTCTGCGCTATTACAGTGGCGGCTGGAGGCAAGCCCGCGGGCAACGGCCGGCGCAGAGCTCGCGACGCCGCGCCGCGCCCGTTTCAACCAGCCTTGCGGCGCCCGGCTGGGGCCAGGCCCGGCCGCGGACCTCTGAAGAGAATCCGCCGCCCCGGCCGGCAACGGAGTCCTTTGAGTTCAAGCCTCTGGATTTGGATCGACCGGAACATCGTAATGGCCACAACCACTGA
- a CDS encoding GNAT family N-acetyltransferase, whose protein sequence is MSLRVITTTAEFERLQPVWEAVYRSNANHTPFQSWEWNFAWWRNFGEERSLRLLLVEHDGQALGLAPLYLRTRFYGFPLRHLGFIGQKRGDYLDFVVAAGQEAAFFRAVCEYLQQSEEGWQVLELKDMPENSTNLQPLFTELREGFPLFGVEHQRLCVTVPLTPDWESFLQTLGKRTRKDVSYDRRYLDRHYKTEFKIFTNSTAVFDGFRDLTAIYQARWQEEKGAGRLAEESVLKFEEEVCGRISQRGDYRLYLLYADGKPAAGLSGFVSNGKYYGDIYAHAPEFQKFSAGNVLLGMAIEDCIQNGWRELDLSRGDEAYKLRWNGRIKRNCHLKIFRDRFAAARAALFEGLYERASESTTLNQMLARYRRWRYGG, encoded by the coding sequence ATGTCACTACGCGTCATCACAACCACTGCCGAGTTCGAACGCCTGCAGCCCGTGTGGGAGGCGGTTTATCGCAGCAATGCCAACCACACGCCGTTTCAATCGTGGGAATGGAATTTCGCGTGGTGGCGCAATTTCGGCGAGGAGCGGTCGCTGCGCCTGCTGCTGGTCGAGCACGACGGCCAGGCGCTCGGCCTCGCGCCGTTGTATTTGCGCACGCGTTTTTACGGCTTTCCCCTGCGCCATCTCGGCTTCATCGGCCAGAAGCGCGGCGACTACCTCGATTTCGTGGTGGCCGCCGGCCAGGAAGCAGCGTTCTTTCGCGCCGTCTGCGAATATCTGCAACAGAGCGAGGAGGGCTGGCAAGTGCTCGAACTCAAGGACATGCCGGAAAACTCCACCAACCTGCAGCCGCTGTTCACGGAGCTGCGCGAGGGTTTTCCGCTGTTCGGTGTCGAGCATCAACGCCTGTGCGTGACCGTGCCGCTCACGCCCGATTGGGAGAGCTTCCTGCAAACCCTGGGCAAGCGCACACGCAAGGACGTGAGTTACGATCGGCGTTATCTTGACCGGCATTACAAAACCGAGTTCAAGATCTTCACCAACTCCACCGCAGTGTTCGACGGCTTCCGTGATCTCACCGCCATTTACCAGGCGCGGTGGCAGGAGGAAAAAGGCGCCGGCCGATTGGCGGAGGAAAGCGTGCTCAAGTTCGAGGAAGAAGTCTGCGGCCGCATTTCCCAGCGCGGCGACTACCGCCTTTATCTACTCTATGCCGACGGCAAGCCGGCCGCGGGGCTTTCGGGCTTCGTCAGCAACGGCAAGTATTACGGCGACATCTACGCACATGCGCCTGAGTTTCAAAAGTTCAGCGCCGGCAATGTGCTGCTGGGCATGGCCATCGAAGACTGCATCCAGAACGGCTGGCGCGAGCTTGATCTTTCCCGCGGCGATGAAGCTTATAAGCTGCGCTGGAACGGCCGGATCAAGCGCAATTGCCATCTCAAGATATTTCGCGATCGTTTTGCCGCCGCCCGGGCCGCGCTCTTCGAAGGCCTTTACGAACGCGCCTCCGAAAGCACAACGCTGAATCAAATGCTCGCGCGCTATCGCCGTTGGCGCTACGGCGGCTGA
- the proC gene encoding pyrroline-5-carboxylate reductase, producing MEATAKLAVLGAGKMGGTLIKALLDAGLYRRENLIATAKHADRAEEIAARLSVPALTDNVEAVRQAQLILLGVKPQALREVLAEIQPHLGPHQLVVSIVASATTAFIEKYFTANVPVVRAMPNTPSLIGAGMTVLSAGRHATPDHLAQARRLFDAVGRTMILDEKHMDAVTALSASGPAFIYVVLESLAEGGVKVGLPRHVATELAAQMCWGAAQMVRDTAEHPALLKDAVTTPAGCTIDGLLKLEEGGLRVTLIKAVVEATRRAAELISC from the coding sequence ATGGAAGCAACTGCCAAACTAGCGGTTCTGGGTGCCGGCAAAATGGGCGGCACCTTGATCAAAGCGCTGTTGGATGCCGGCTTGTACCGGCGGGAAAACCTCATCGCCACGGCCAAGCACGCCGACCGTGCCGAGGAAATCGCCGCCCGCCTGTCGGTGCCGGCGCTGACCGACAACGTCGAGGCCGTGCGACAGGCGCAGCTCATCCTGCTCGGCGTCAAGCCGCAGGCATTGCGCGAAGTGCTCGCCGAAATCCAGCCGCACCTCGGGCCGCATCAGCTCGTGGTCTCAATTGTGGCCTCGGCGACGACGGCGTTCATTGAAAAATATTTCACTGCAAATGTGCCGGTGGTGCGCGCCATGCCGAACACGCCCAGCCTCATCGGCGCCGGCATGACCGTGCTGTCCGCGGGCCGGCACGCCACGCCAGACCATCTCGCGCAAGCGCGGCGGCTCTTCGATGCCGTAGGCCGCACCATGATTCTCGACGAAAAACACATGGACGCGGTGACGGCGCTCAGCGCCAGCGGCCCGGCTTTCATCTACGTGGTGCTGGAATCGCTGGCGGAAGGCGGCGTGAAAGTCGGCCTGCCGCGCCACGTCGCCACCGAGTTGGCCGCGCAGATGTGTTGGGGCGCCGCGCAAATGGTGCGCGACACGGCCGAACATCCCGCCCTGCTCAAAGATGCCGTGACCACGCCGGCGGGCTGCACCATCGACGGCTTGCTGAAATTGGAAGAAGGTGGCTTGCGGGTTACGCTCATCAAAGCGGTGGTGGAAGCGACCCGCCGCGCCGCCGAGCTGATTTCATGTTGA
- a CDS encoding flippase-like domain-containing protein, whose amino-acid sequence MKLWMKAALSLAVLALLFWKAELPQVYAAFVAAQPALWLTAFVLFLIQQVLVTYCWQILLVANGSAPPLVKTLEVHCIGSFFGTFLPTSVAMDVIRAYRLGRQLQRGVDALSSLFVVRVLGFVVIFLLALLVAVPVSRTLHDSRLFWPVLLALAAFAGAVALTLQKHAVAMVQVVCKRFGLEAFAAKLGRLRESILAYRQARGALFRVLMLTCLYQSLGIVIIYLVGRSLGIELAIWHYFIYIPLITTIALLPISLAGLGIREGAFVFFFAQAGVAQAQALSLSLLLFAQSVALALLGGIWYLFVKEQAAPVKLEMPAAPGARSRESVLNQ is encoded by the coding sequence ATGAAACTCTGGATGAAAGCCGCCCTCAGCCTCGCCGTGCTGGCCCTGCTGTTTTGGAAAGCCGAGCTGCCGCAGGTTTACGCCGCCTTCGTTGCGGCACAACCGGCGCTCTGGCTCACCGCCTTTGTCCTGTTCCTCATTCAGCAAGTTCTCGTCACCTACTGCTGGCAGATTTTGCTGGTCGCGAACGGCAGCGCCCCGCCGTTGGTGAAGACGCTCGAGGTGCATTGCATCGGCAGCTTCTTCGGCACGTTCCTGCCCACCAGCGTGGCCATGGATGTCATCCGCGCCTATCGCCTGGGCCGTCAGCTGCAGCGCGGGGTCGATGCCCTCAGCTCACTGTTCGTGGTGCGCGTGCTCGGTTTCGTGGTGATCTTTTTGCTGGCGTTGCTGGTGGCCGTGCCGGTGAGCCGGACGCTGCACGATAGCCGCCTCTTTTGGCCGGTGTTGCTGGCGCTGGCGGCCTTTGCTGGTGCGGTGGCGCTCACGCTGCAGAAGCACGCCGTCGCCATGGTGCAGGTGGTGTGCAAACGCTTCGGTTTGGAGGCCTTTGCCGCCAAGCTCGGCCGCTTGCGCGAGAGCATTCTCGCCTATCGCCAGGCGCGCGGCGCGCTCTTCCGCGTGCTCATGCTGACCTGTTTGTATCAGAGTCTGGGCATCGTGATCATCTATCTCGTGGGCCGCAGCCTCGGCATCGAGCTCGCGATTTGGCATTACTTCATCTATATTCCGCTCATCACCACGATCGCGCTGCTGCCGATCTCATTGGCGGGCCTCGGCATTCGCGAGGGCGCGTTCGTGTTCTTTTTTGCGCAGGCCGGAGTGGCGCAGGCGCAGGCCCTATCGCTCTCGCTCTTGCTTTTTGCGCAATCGGTGGCACTGGCGCTGCTGGGCGGCATTTGGTATTTGTTCGTGAAGGAGCAGGCCGCGCCGGTCAAGCTGGAAATGCCGGCGGCGCCCGGTGCCCGGTCGCGGGAATCTGTTTTGAACCAGTGA
- a CDS encoding asparagine synthase C-terminal domain-containing protein, whose product MIFGVIGQASTHVAAAQARTQDSAQSLLPLVFGPDRAGSLQQVSAAEALVALRPVGVPTLDANLKTYQDEKGSFAAILGNVFNRAELVTQHLSSARLQATTNPAEIILRLYFKLGEKFCSQLNGNFVIALYDAPAQRFYLCRDHLGIEPVYYSRKQGVLYFSSRLRPLTEVPAIGRQINYGVLQRYLLFNYNPGYDSIFAGIATLRPGFFIKIDRGRLSIEQYWRPSFAEPFHKNVATYKAELIELMREAVRLRLASGYRAGAFLSGGMDSSSVVHFMRGLLAQPIATFSFRCQGKTFDESHYARVMSQRYNTEHHQVEYTAEHAATHLAQVAQAAQEPFSDIGIEIASLLLGSKVQQHADYVLTGDGGDELFGGHPVYLADRAAKAFNRIPGFIRQPLTKTLQLLPDTDSKKSLVVKAKRFSYSSAFPAALHSNRWRIYYTDAELRQLCLPEVQSQVNGFNPFAEMLEIYGEADGRDELSLTLYGDYYSVVGFYLRRMELIRQFGIEGRMPLLDYRLVDYTARIPSELKIGKGGETKLLLHKIMAGELPDEIVFRKDKLGHSVPMKNWMRESAVVQNLFNAYLAPEQVKRRGFFDHRYIAQLISEHRSKAHNHSHRLWGLLMLELWCRAHLDG is encoded by the coding sequence ATGATATTTGGCGTTATCGGACAAGCATCTACCCATGTGGCGGCGGCGCAAGCGCGCACCCAAGATTCGGCGCAGTCGCTGCTGCCTCTGGTTTTTGGCCCGGACCGTGCCGGCAGCCTGCAGCAAGTCTCGGCGGCGGAGGCACTCGTCGCGCTGCGGCCGGTTGGCGTTCCCACGCTGGATGCCAATTTGAAGACATATCAGGACGAGAAGGGCAGCTTTGCCGCGATCTTGGGCAACGTGTTCAATCGCGCCGAGCTGGTGACCCAGCATCTCTCTTCGGCGCGGCTGCAGGCCACCACCAATCCGGCCGAGATCATCTTGCGGCTTTACTTCAAGCTTGGCGAGAAATTCTGCAGCCAGCTCAATGGCAACTTTGTGATTGCGCTCTACGATGCCCCGGCGCAGCGCTTCTATCTTTGCCGTGATCATTTGGGCATCGAGCCGGTTTACTACAGCCGCAAACAGGGCGTGCTGTACTTCTCCAGCCGCCTGCGGCCGCTCACGGAAGTGCCGGCGATCGGAAGGCAGATCAACTACGGCGTGTTGCAGCGTTATTTGCTGTTCAATTACAATCCCGGCTATGACAGTATTTTTGCCGGCATCGCCACGCTGCGGCCCGGCTTCTTCATTAAGATCGATCGCGGCCGGCTCTCCATCGAGCAATACTGGCGGCCCTCATTCGCGGAACCGTTTCACAAAAACGTGGCGACTTACAAGGCGGAGCTGATCGAGTTGATGCGGGAGGCCGTGCGGCTGCGCCTGGCGTCCGGTTATCGTGCCGGCGCTTTTCTCAGCGGCGGAATGGATTCGAGCTCGGTGGTGCATTTCATGCGCGGCCTGCTGGCGCAACCGATTGCGACGTTCTCGTTTCGCTGCCAGGGCAAGACCTTTGACGAGTCGCACTATGCGCGGGTCATGTCTCAACGCTACAACACCGAGCATCATCAAGTCGAATACACCGCCGAACACGCTGCAACTCATCTCGCCCAAGTCGCGCAAGCGGCGCAGGAGCCTTTCTCGGACATCGGCATCGAGATCGCTTCCTTGCTGCTGGGCTCGAAAGTGCAGCAGCATGCCGACTACGTGCTCACCGGCGACGGCGGCGATGAATTGTTCGGCGGCCATCCCGTCTATCTCGCCGACCGCGCCGCCAAGGCCTTCAACCGGATTCCGGGTTTCATTCGCCAGCCGCTCACCAAAACCCTGCAGTTGCTGCCCGACACCGATTCCAAAAAGAGCCTGGTGGTGAAGGCGAAACGGTTTTCCTACAGCTCGGCGTTCCCGGCGGCGCTGCACAGCAACCGCTGGCGCATCTATTACACCGATGCCGAGCTGCGCCAGCTTTGTCTGCCGGAGGTGCAGTCGCAAGTGAACGGCTTCAATCCTTTTGCGGAGATGTTGGAGATCTACGGCGAAGCCGATGGCCGCGACGAATTGAGCTTGACGCTCTACGGCGATTACTACTCCGTCGTCGGCTTTTACCTGCGGCGCATGGAGTTGATCCGCCAGTTCGGTATCGAAGGCCGCATGCCCCTGCTCGACTACCGTCTGGTCGATTACACCGCGCGCATTCCGAGCGAATTGAAAATCGGCAAGGGCGGCGAAACCAAGCTGCTGCTGCACAAAATCATGGCCGGTGAGCTGCCCGATGAAATCGTCTTCCGCAAGGACAAGCTCGGCCACAGCGTGCCCATGAAGAACTGGATGCGCGAAAGCGCCGTGGTGCAGAACCTGTTCAACGCGTATCTCGCGCCCGAGCAGGTCAAGCGCCGCGGTTTCTTCGATCATCGTTACATCGCACAGTTGATCAGCGAGCACCGCAGCAAGGCGCACAACCACTCGCACCGCCTGTGGGGCCTGCTGATGCTCGAGCTCTGGTGCCGCGCCCATCTCGACGGCTGA
- a CDS encoding polysaccharide deacetylase family protein, translated as MLATIANKLRWSCRKNGPDLLALLKRNYPDFVFAAKPEPLREQVPVFHFHTVAPVSFEEKLQFLAANGYRTLNGEEFRACIAGEKPIPERSVVLTFDDGRASLYSVAFPLLRRYGFQALSFIIPGLTPETAPATKTYEDFVARRASAADLLAREHSTFPLCSWHEIRVMHESGVIDFQSHTMHHHQACIANTLVDFFHPRFETYFFGNINVPVYRNHGVLDFNRRVALGTPIYRAEPRMAGRPQFFDDEALREATVKFVQENGGAAFFENRNWRKELRAFYRAERPQHSMTRFETPVEQREAILSDLQQSKRAIEERLPGKLVTQLCYPWFMGSPLAVKLAQQAGYRVNYWGIVPQRPSNRAGESLFHVPRLEDYYIFRLPGAGRKRLAAILKAKFQAYAPGFAQHLAQN; from the coding sequence ATGCTTGCGACGATAGCCAACAAACTGCGATGGAGTTGCCGCAAAAACGGGCCTGATCTGCTGGCCCTGCTCAAACGCAATTATCCCGATTTCGTCTTTGCCGCGAAGCCGGAGCCGCTGCGGGAGCAGGTGCCGGTTTTTCATTTTCACACTGTCGCGCCGGTTTCCTTCGAAGAAAAGTTGCAGTTTCTCGCGGCCAACGGCTATCGCACGCTCAACGGCGAGGAGTTCCGCGCCTGCATTGCCGGCGAGAAACCGATTCCCGAGCGCAGCGTTGTGCTCACTTTTGATGATGGTCGCGCCTCGCTCTACTCGGTCGCGTTTCCGCTGTTGCGACGCTATGGTTTTCAAGCCCTCAGCTTCATCATTCCGGGACTGACGCCGGAGACGGCACCGGCCACGAAAACTTACGAAGACTTCGTCGCGCGACGCGCTTCCGCCGCAGATCTGCTTGCCCGAGAACACTCCACTTTTCCATTGTGTTCCTGGCACGAAATTCGCGTTATGCATGAGAGCGGTGTGATCGATTTTCAGTCACACACGATGCACCACCATCAGGCTTGCATTGCGAACACCCTGGTGGATTTCTTTCACCCTCGGTTTGAGACGTATTTCTTTGGCAACATCAACGTGCCGGTTTACCGCAATCACGGCGTGCTCGACTTCAATCGCCGGGTGGCGCTGGGAACGCCGATTTATCGTGCGGAACCGCGCATGGCGGGCCGGCCGCAGTTCTTCGATGATGAAGCCCTGCGGGAAGCCACGGTGAAGTTCGTGCAGGAGAACGGCGGCGCGGCATTCTTTGAGAATCGCAACTGGCGGAAGGAGTTGCGCGCTTTTTATCGCGCCGAGCGGCCGCAGCACAGCATGACCCGTTTTGAAACGCCGGTGGAACAAAGAGAGGCAATCTTGTCGGATTTGCAACAATCGAAGCGGGCAATTGAAGAACGGCTGCCCGGCAAGCTCGTGACGCAGCTCTGCTATCCCTGGTTCATGGGCAGTCCACTGGCGGTGAAACTCGCGCAGCAAGCCGGCTATCGGGTGAATTATTGGGGCATCGTGCCGCAACGCCCGAGCAACCGCGCCGGTGAGAGTCTGTTTCATGTGCCGCGCCTGGAAGATTACTATATCTTTCGTCTGCCCGGCGCCGGCCGCAAGCGCCTGGCCGCAATCCTCAAGGCGAAGTTTCAAGCTTACGCGCCCGGCTTTGCGCAACATCTTGCGCAGAATTGA
- a CDS encoding glycosyltransferase family 4 protein: MSSRKRILHVIDKLSMDGVNPSSVALCFIEWIKHADARRFEVMAAVLRPPDAASKHLEEKGVRLFYIEKGKYSFANIGAIADLARREHIDLLHLHGYSAANFGRLAARRVGIPALVHEWAILRVLPHQFAMDWLLRRKTDLAVGVSESVREFLIHGRSVARDKTRVVWNGVNLANFKTAESAKVAAFREKFGIGPHHLVVGTMTRLREEKGNRYFVEAAARVAREFSEARFLIAGDGPLRAELEALAAGLGLQGRLHFAGFVSDVAVAFAAFDIAVLASLTEGFPFALAEAMAAGKPVVVTAVGGMKEMVQHEVNGLLVPPADSAALAQGWLRLLRDAALRERFSQAARERSQAFSVERNVAALEELYAQLLSNGRLQ, translated from the coding sequence ATGAGCAGCAGGAAACGCATTCTCCACGTGATTGACAAGCTCTCCATGGACGGCGTCAATCCCAGCAGCGTTGCGTTGTGTTTCATTGAATGGATCAAACATGCCGACGCCCGCCGCTTTGAGGTGATGGCCGCGGTGTTGCGGCCGCCCGATGCGGCCAGCAAACATCTGGAAGAAAAGGGCGTGCGGCTTTTCTACATCGAAAAGGGCAAGTATTCCTTTGCCAACATCGGCGCGATTGCCGATCTCGCGCGGCGTGAGCACATTGATCTGCTGCATCTCCACGGTTACAGCGCTGCCAACTTCGGCCGGCTGGCCGCGCGGCGGGTCGGGATTCCCGCCCTGGTGCACGAGTGGGCCATCCTGCGCGTGCTGCCGCATCAATTCGCGATGGACTGGCTGCTGCGCCGCAAAACCGATCTCGCCGTGGGCGTGAGCGAAAGCGTGCGGGAATTCCTGATTCACGGCCGCAGTGTGGCGCGCGACAAGACGCGCGTGGTTTGGAACGGCGTCAATCTCGCCAATTTCAAAACCGCCGAGTCTGCCAAAGTCGCTGCTTTTCGTGAGAAATTCGGAATCGGGCCACACCATCTCGTGGTGGGAACCATGACCCGCTTGCGCGAGGAGAAGGGCAACCGCTATTTTGTCGAAGCGGCCGCCCGGGTGGCGCGCGAGTTTTCCGAGGCGCGCTTTCTCATCGCCGGCGACGGCCCGCTGCGTGCCGAACTGGAGGCGTTGGCCGCGGGCCTGGGTTTGCAGGGCAGGCTCCATTTCGCCGGCTTTGTTTCGGATGTTGCGGTTGCCTTCGCCGCTTTCGATATCGCCGTGCTGGCTTCATTGACCGAGGGCTTTCCCTTTGCCTTGGCTGAGGCCATGGCCGCCGGCAAGCCTGTGGTGGTCACCGCGGTCGGCGGCATGAAAGAAATGGTGCAGCACGAGGTGAATGGATTATTGGTACCTCCGGCCGATAGCGCCGCGCTCGCCCAGGGCTGGTTGCGCCTGCTGCGCGATGCTGCATTGCGGGAACGGTTCAGCCAAGCAGCACGCGAGCGCAGCCAGGCCTTCAGCGTCGAACGTAACGTCGCTGCGCTGGAGGAACTCTACGCCCAACTGCTTTCGAACGGCCGCCTCCAATGA
- a CDS encoding acyltransferase, which yields MADNLRPQARRETVEIQKELFDAKKSKLQKYKEIVLGEGSTWYLIKYELIMLLVSWLPGALGLVLRGRLYPKLLGKTGRNVTFGSNVVLRHPRKIHLGDDVVIDDNVVLDAKGSDNEGLFIGNGVFVGRNTILSCKNGDIFIDDHANLGFNCEIFSASRVRVGKNVLMAAYVYLVGGTHTFGRLDIPIIAQERVSNGLAVGDNTWLGAHAVVFDGVQIGAECIIGAGAVVSQNVPDWKIAAGVPARVLKDRREAAATAVSA from the coding sequence AGCTGCAGAAGTACAAGGAAATCGTGCTCGGGGAAGGCAGCACGTGGTACTTGATCAAATATGAACTGATCATGCTGTTGGTGAGCTGGCTGCCGGGCGCGCTCGGCTTGGTGTTGCGCGGCCGCCTTTATCCCAAATTGCTGGGCAAAACCGGCCGCAACGTCACCTTCGGCAGCAACGTCGTGCTGCGCCATCCCCGCAAGATTCACCTGGGTGACGACGTCGTGATCGACGACAACGTCGTGCTCGATGCCAAGGGCAGCGACAATGAAGGCTTGTTCATTGGCAACGGTGTGTTCGTGGGGCGCAACACGATCCTGAGCTGCAAGAACGGTGACATTTTCATCGACGATCATGCCAACCTCGGTTTCAATTGCGAGATCTTCTCGGCCAGCCGCGTCCGCGTCGGTAAAAACGTATTGATGGCCGCCTACGTCTACCTCGTCGGCGGCACGCACACCTTTGGCCGCCTGGATATTCCCATCATCGCGCAGGAACGCGTCAGCAACGGCCTCGCAGTCGGTGACAACACCTGGCTGGGCGCGCATGCGGTGGTTTTCGACGGCGTCCAGATCGGCGCCGAATGCATCATCGGCGCGGGCGCGGTGGTGAGCCAGAACGTTCCCGATTGGAAAATTGCCGCCGGCGTGCCGGCGCGGGTTTTGAAAGATCGGCGGGAGGCGGCGGCCACCGCGGTTTCCGCTTGA